A genomic window from Solanum dulcamara chromosome 11, daSolDulc1.2, whole genome shotgun sequence includes:
- the LOC129874348 gene encoding uncharacterized protein LOC129874348 isoform X1, which translates to MLSSSLMIRRFCSFSVTASSSNITSTSKKKRLVFLGSPQVSASVLDALFNASAVPDSLFEVTAIVTQPPSGRDRGRKVMPSPVAQHALDRGFPSDLIFTPVKAGEEAFLFNFKSLEPELCVTAAYGNILPTKFLNIPSKGTVNIHPSLLPLYRGAAPVQRALQDDVKETGVSLAYTVRKLDAGPVIARERVTIDDQIKAPDLLDLLFDLGSKLLIRELPSIFDGSASGRAEEQDDSKATLAPKITPEESWLSFDEDAQMLHNKVRAFAGWPGTRARLNVIDPSSSESRIVELKIITTRIYGGIRSQDIEANDVLFTKGSLVIPCGGGTALEVLEIQLPGKRAVNAAAFWNGLRGQMLKKL; encoded by the exons atGTTATCGTCTTCACTTATGATTCGACGCTTTTGCAGCTTTAGTGTCACCGCTTCTTCTTCTAATATCACTTCCACTTCCAAGAAGAAGCGTCTTGTCTTTTTGGGTTCTCCTCAG GTATCTGCTTCagtacttgatgctttattcAATGCTTCTGCTGTCCCAGATTCTCTTTTTGAG GTCACAGCCATTGTTACACAACCACCTTCTGGAAGGGATAGAGGAAGAAAAGTAATGCCTTCACCAGTTGCACAACATGCTCTTGACAGAGGCTTCCCTTCTGATTTGATTTTCACACCTGTGAAGGCTGGTGAG GAAGCATTTCTTTTTAACTTTAAATCTTTGGAGCCAGAGCTTTGTGTTACTGCTGCATATGGGAATATTTTACCCACAAAGTTTCTGAATATTCCATCAAAAG GAACAGTTAATATACACCCAAGTTTACTGCCTCTATACCGTGGTGCAGCTCCTGTACAAAGAGCATTGCAG GATGATGTTAAAGAAACAGGGGTGTCATTAGCTTACACAGTTCGTAAATTGGATGCTGGACCAGTTATTGCTCGTGAAAGAGTAACAATTGATGATCAAATAAAG GCTCCAGATTTACTTGACTTACTATTTGATCTAG GTTCTAAACTTCTAATTCGTGAACTTCCATCCATATTTGATGGGTCTGCAAGTGGAAGAGCAGAAGAGCAAGATGACTCTAAAGCTACCCTGGCTCCCAAG ATAACTCCTGAGGAGTCATGGCTATCCTTTGATGAAGATGCTCAAATGCTTCATAACAAG GTTCGGGCATTTGCAGGATGGCCAGGAACCCGAGCTAGACTTAATGTTATTGACCCTAGCAGCAGCGAGAGCAGAATTGTAGAGCTTAAAATTATCACTACTCGGATTTATGGTGGTATCAGAAGTCAAGATATAGAGGCCAATGATGTGCTTTTCACCAAAGGTTCGCTGGTAATTCCTTGTGGTGGGGGCACGGCACTGGAG GTTTTGGAAATTCAACTTCCTGGCAAGAGAGCTGTTAATGCAGCTGCATTTTGGAATGGTTTAAGAGGCCAAATGCTGAAAAAGTTGTGA
- the LOC129873967 gene encoding heavy metal-associated isoprenylated plant protein 21-like, translated as MGVLDYLSNFCTVTSTRRRTKRRPLQTVEIKVKMDCDGCERRVKNAVRRMKGVKTLEVIRKQNRVIVSGYVDPQRVLNRIKSTGKRAEMWPYVPYNLVSYPYVAQAYDKKAPAGFVKNVPQAQITPNATEERITHLFSDDNPNACSIM; from the exons ATGGGtgttcttgattatttatcaaatttttgCACCGTTACTAGCACAAGACGACGTACCAAAAGGAGACCATTGCAG ACAGTGGAGATAAAAGTGAAGATGGACTGTGATGGATGTGAAAGAAGAGTCAAGAATGCAGTTAGACGCATGAAAG gTGTGAAAACATTGGAAGTGATTAGAAAACAAAACAGGGTGATAGTGAGTGGGTATGTTGATCCACAAAGAGTGTTGAATAGAATAAAAAGCACTGGAAAAAGAGCAGAAATGTGGCCATATGTTCCATATAATTTGGTGTCTTATCCATATGTAGCTCAGGCATATGACAAAAAGGCACCTGCTGGTTTTGTTAAAAATGTACCACAGGCACAAATTACCCCTAATGCTACTGAAGAAAGGATTACTCATCTTTTTAGTGATGATAATCCCAATGCTTGTTCTATTATGTGA
- the LOC129874348 gene encoding uncharacterized protein LOC129874348 isoform X2, whose product MLSSSLMIRRFCSFSVTASSSNITSTSKKKRLVFLGSPQVSASVLDALFNASAVPDSLFEVTAIVTQPPSGRDRGRKVMPSPVAQHALDRGFPSDLIFTPVKAVQEAFLFNFKSLEPELCVTAAYGNILPTKFLNIPSKGTVNIHPSLLPLYRGAAPVQRALQDDVKETGVSLAYTVRKLDAGPVIARERVTIDDQIKAPDLLDLLFDLGSKLLIRELPSIFDGSASGRAEEQDDSKATLAPKITPEESWLSFDEDAQMLHNKVRAFAGWPGTRARLNVIDPSSSESRIVELKIITTRIYGGIRSQDIEANDVLFTKGSLVIPCGGGTALEVLEIQLPGKRAVNAAAFWNGLRGQMLKKL is encoded by the exons atGTTATCGTCTTCACTTATGATTCGACGCTTTTGCAGCTTTAGTGTCACCGCTTCTTCTTCTAATATCACTTCCACTTCCAAGAAGAAGCGTCTTGTCTTTTTGGGTTCTCCTCAG GTATCTGCTTCagtacttgatgctttattcAATGCTTCTGCTGTCCCAGATTCTCTTTTTGAG GTCACAGCCATTGTTACACAACCACCTTCTGGAAGGGATAGAGGAAGAAAAGTAATGCCTTCACCAGTTGCACAACATGCTCTTGACAGAGGCTTCCCTTCTGATTTGATTTTCACACCTGTGAAGGCTG TGCAGGAAGCATTTCTTTTTAACTTTAAATCTTTGGAGCCAGAGCTTTGTGTTACTGCTGCATATGGGAATATTTTACCCACAAAGTTTCTGAATATTCCATCAAAAG GAACAGTTAATATACACCCAAGTTTACTGCCTCTATACCGTGGTGCAGCTCCTGTACAAAGAGCATTGCAG GATGATGTTAAAGAAACAGGGGTGTCATTAGCTTACACAGTTCGTAAATTGGATGCTGGACCAGTTATTGCTCGTGAAAGAGTAACAATTGATGATCAAATAAAG GCTCCAGATTTACTTGACTTACTATTTGATCTAG GTTCTAAACTTCTAATTCGTGAACTTCCATCCATATTTGATGGGTCTGCAAGTGGAAGAGCAGAAGAGCAAGATGACTCTAAAGCTACCCTGGCTCCCAAG ATAACTCCTGAGGAGTCATGGCTATCCTTTGATGAAGATGCTCAAATGCTTCATAACAAG GTTCGGGCATTTGCAGGATGGCCAGGAACCCGAGCTAGACTTAATGTTATTGACCCTAGCAGCAGCGAGAGCAGAATTGTAGAGCTTAAAATTATCACTACTCGGATTTATGGTGGTATCAGAAGTCAAGATATAGAGGCCAATGATGTGCTTTTCACCAAAGGTTCGCTGGTAATTCCTTGTGGTGGGGGCACGGCACTGGAG GTTTTGGAAATTCAACTTCCTGGCAAGAGAGCTGTTAATGCAGCTGCATTTTGGAATGGTTTAAGAGGCCAAATGCTGAAAAAGTTGTGA